The Motacilla alba alba isolate MOTALB_02 chromosome 14, Motacilla_alba_V1.0_pri, whole genome shotgun sequence genome includes a region encoding these proteins:
- the NUDT16L1 gene encoding tudor-interacting repair regulator protein, translating to MAAVGTMAAMGPLPAMGTLPPLPTLGVPGVPELKPLTRYEAMRLGPGWSHSCHAMLYAPNPGMLFGRIPLRYAVLMQMRFDGLLGFPGGFVDRRYWSLEDGLNRVLGLGLGCVRLTEADYLCSHLTEGPHRVVAHFYARQLTLEELHTIEISAVHSRDHGMEVMGMVRVPLYTQKDRMGGLPNFLANSFVGTAKFQLLFALKILNMVPEEKLAEAVAATQRPKKGALDHAGGAAGHLSAHKAGNELARAGNELGERAEHAGMMHAGAEQHLVGLEGEAEALEQQVGLGADALAEQGEGME from the exons ATGGCGGCCGTGGGGACGATGGCGGCCATGGGCCCGCTGCCCGCCATGGGCACGCTGCCGCCTCTGCCCACTCTCGGCGTGCCCGGCGTGCCCGAGCTGAAGCCGCTCACGCGGTACGAGGCGATGCGGCTCGGCCCGGGCTGGAGCCACTCGTGCCACGCCATGCTGTACGCGCCCAACCCGGGCATGCTGTTCGGCCGCATCCCGCTGCGCTACGCCGTGCTG ATGCAGATGCGATTTGATGGACTGCTGGGCTTTCCCGGGGGGTTCGTGGATCGCCGTTACTGGTCCCTGGAGGACGGTCTGAATCGGGTGCTGGGCTTGGGTTTAGGCTGTGTGCGCCTGACGGAAGCTGACTATCTGTGCTCGCACCTGACAGAGGGGCCACATCGCGTGGTGGCACACTTCTACGCCAGGCAGCTcaccctggaggagctgcacacCATCGAGATCAGCGCGGTGCATTCCCGAGACCACGGGATGGAG GTGATGGGCATGGTCCGCGTGCCCCTCTACACCCAGAAGGATCGCATGGGCGGGCTGCCCAACTTCCTGGCCAACTCCTTCGTAGGAACCGCCAAGTTCCAGCTCCTGTTTGCCCTGAAGATCCTGAACATGGTGCCGGAGGAGAAGCTGGCCGAGGCGGTGGCTGCCACGCAGAGGCCGAAGAAGGGGGCCCTCGACCACGCCggaggggcagcaggacacCTGTCTGCCCACAAGGCGGGCAACGAGCTGGCTAGAGCGGGCAACGAGCTGGGAGAGAGGGCAGAGCACGCGGGCATGATGCACGCGGGGGCCGAGCAGCATCTGGTGGGGCTGGAGGGCGAGGCCGAGGcgctggagcagcaggtggggctgggcGCCGATGcgctggcagagcagggcgAGGGCATGGAGTGA